GAGTTACACGCCCGATTTTGCTTCTAACTCTTTAAAGAGTGCTCCTAAAATTCCAGAACTTATCGATACAAAGAACTTTGAATATATTACAGCAGCAGATGTTAAAAACTATGGTTTGAGAGTTAACAGACATGCAGACTCAGATCCAGCATCTTTAGGTGTGGATACCGTCAAACAATGGAGTGGCTACTTTGATTTGAACGAGGAGGATAAACATTTGttcttttggttttttGAAAGTAGGAATGATCCTGTAAACGATCCAGTTATCTTGTGGCTAAACGGCGGTCCAGGTTGTTCTTCGATGACAGGGTTATTCTTTGAATTAGGtccttcttcaatcaaTGGAACAACGTTGAAGCCAATTTACAATCCATATTCTTGGAATTCTAATGCGTCTGTGATTTTCCTTGAACAACCTGTCGGTGTTGGCTACTCCTATGCCGAAAAAAGTACAACATCTACAACCCAACAGGCCGCAGAAGATGTTTATGCGTTTCTGCAATTATTCTTCACTAGATTCAATAGTTTTGCGTCTAACGATTTCCACATTGCCGGTGAATCTTATGCTGGTCACTACATTCCTAATATTGCAAGCGTTATCACGCAAAAGAGGGGAAAGGTCTTCAACTTATCCTCTGTTATGATAGGAAATGGTATCACCGATGCATTGACCCAATACTACTATTACATTCCAATGGCATGCAATGCAACTGAATCGGGATATAAACAATTAGTCTCCGATGAGGAATGTGAGGATATGGAAAAGATTTACTCGAGGTGCAAACTACTAATTAATTCCTGTTATCATGTTAAAAGAGCTTTAACATGTGTCCCTGCAAACTTGTATTGCGAGACTATCATGAATCCTTTTGACAAGACCGGATTAAATTATTATGATATCAGAGAACCTtgtgatggtgatggttGTTACCCCCAGATAGCAGCAGTAGAGTCCTATTTGAATAAACCTGAAGTTATGAAAGCATTAGGCTCGGAAGTTACAAGATACGTTGGTTGTGATGACA
The window above is part of the Pichia kudriavzevii chromosome 1, complete sequence genome. Proteins encoded here:
- a CDS encoding uncharacterized protein (PKUD0A05800; similar to Saccharomyces cerevisiae YBR139W; ancestral locus Anc_3.127), translating into MKNTVPLLIASAVCVTANIIPEGFHVRERLQNVLGNNHYHPILDEYLQSSTEPSDFGSLTPEVSEAWEYLEKAFDRSVIEDAIKSYTPDFASNSLKSAPKIPELIDTKNFEYITAADVKNYGLRVNRHADSDPASLGVDTVKQWSGYFDLNEEDKHLFFWFFESRNDPVNDPVILWLNGGPGCSSMTGLFFELGPSSINGTTLKPIYNPYSWNSNASVIFLEQPVGVGYSYAEKSTTSTTQQAAEDVYAFLQLFFTRFNSFASNDFHIAGESYAGHYIPNIASVITQKRGKVFNLSSVMIGNGITDALTQYYYYIPMACNATESGYKQLVSDEECEDMEKIYSRCKLLINSCYHVKRALTCVPANLYCETIMNPFDKTGLNYYDIREPCDGDGCYPQIAAVESYLNKPEVMKALGSEVTRYVGCDDKVFRRFILSGDEPKPFQQYIVDLLELDIPVLIYAGDKDYICNWLGNKAWTDDLQWSGYITYQNAETRNWTSKIDGRDAGTVKSNGLLTFLRVFDAGHMVPFNQPSNSLDMVNRWISGDYKFES